AAAACAAACGGAATCATAGAACCGGATAATGTTCCCCACAGTACAATGGCAATCAAAGAAACAGAAACACTCAGTCCTACGTAAACCCAATACTGGCCATAATCAAAAAGACCTATCTGCTGCCAAAGCATGATTCTGATAAACCCGATAACTCCCAAAATTGCCCCAAGACATAGTCCTGAGATAATTTCTTTTTTCATAACGTACCACCAGTCCTTCAGACTAATTTCCTGAAGTGCCATCGCACGGATAATCAAAGTGGCAGCCTGAGATCCGGAATTTCCTCCACTGGAAATAATTAGTGGAACAAATAAGGCAAGAACAACCGCTTTTTCAATTTCTTTATCAAAATATCCCATTGCGGAAGCCGTCAGCATTTCAGAAACAAATAAAATGATCAGCCAGGTCGCCCTTTTTTTGATCATTTCTGTCCATGAAGTCTGGATGTAGGGAAGGTCTAATGCTTCCAATCCCCCAAACTTTTGAATATCTTCCGTATTTTGTTGTTCTATCTGGTCAAGAATGTCATCTATCGTCACGATACCTACCAGGACACCCGCTTCCGTAATAATTGGAAGAGCGCCACGGTCATACTTCTCAAAATACGTCACCGCATCTTCTTTGGAAGTAGTGGTAGTAATAGCCACGAAATGATTGTCTGTAATATCAGAAACAAGTGTATCTTCCTCTTCTAAGAGTAAAGTTCCGATAGCAAGGTCATCAATCAGACGGTTTCTTTCATCCACTACATACAGGTAGTTCATGGTTTCCACTCTTTTTCCTACCTTTTTAATCTGCTGAAGACATCTTTTTACCGTCCATTCCTTACGGATCTGAATATAATAAGGAGTCATCAGACGGGCAATAGAGTCTGAATTGTATCCAAGAAGCTTTAAAGCAATTCTCCTTTCCTGTGGATTCAGGTGGTTGATGGAATACTTGATAAGCTCATCCGGAAAGTCTTCAAACAGAGCCGTTCTGTCATCTGGAGTCATGGCGTTCAGAATCTCAGAAACTTCATCGCTTCCGATACTTCTGATGGTATCCTCTTGAAAGTCAGGATCAAGATGTGAAAAAACTTCTGCTTTGTACTCTTTCGGAACCTTCAGGAATGCGAGAAGCCTCTCATCAGCATGAAGTTCGCTGAGAGTTTCGGCAATATCGGCAGGGTTGAAGATAAGTTCGTCTCTAGAATTCAAAACGTGAAATTTTTTGGATATGCAAAAATAATTCAAATTTTTAAGACTGGCCAATAAAGTGGCAAAATTAAGGATTAATTAAAGTTTAGTGCTTAAGTATAAGTACAAAAAAACACCCGCCGAAACGGATGTTCAAAAAATTAAATTTTAAATTCCAATATTCTTTACATTGGTTCGCATTCTGAGGTAGGAATGTAGGTACAAACAGCATTTGTACAGCAATAGTAAGGGCCGCAATCTGAATTGTCGCCACACTTTTTTATTCCGCTTCCTTTAATGTTTTTTTGCTCCAGCCTGTTGAGTTTCTTAAGATGTAAATTTTTCATGATCATCAATTTTAAGATTAAGGTTCTATCATACAATCGTGATCCAGGCATTCTCCGTTACAGCAATATCCTACGGAGCAAGGTCTTGTTATGCTGCATCTGAAAGGGCCGATGCCGCCATTGATTTGTTTGGCAGATTCTCTGCTGAGTTTTTTCAGGTTTTTCATATAGTTTTGGATTTAATGTTTGACTAAAATAATAAATATTTCTATGTTATTTATTTATTGGTAAAATTTTTTTTATTGAAAATCAATAATTTATTAAATAAAAACACCTACTGATGCAGGTGTCTGTAATGATCATATATTATTCCAGGGGACATGGATTAACAACACAGATGTTGTGGCAGCATGATCCGCCCGGACATTCGTAATGTTCTGTACATCTTTTGAAGGGCCCGCTGCCCTTGATTTCCTTTTGTACTTGTCTGCTCAATTTTTTTAGATTTTTCATGAGATTTGATTTTTGTAATTAGTTTTATTTTTATTCAATACAAATGAAAGGTGAACAGGTTCCAAAACAGCACCATCCAACGGAACATGGTCTTGTTTCACTGCATCTTTCAATAGATCCGCCATTGATCTGCTTTGCTTTTTCTCTGCTGAGTTTCTTTAAATTTTTCATGTGATTCAGGTTTTAATGTTGAACTAAAATAGTAAAAAATATTTAATAATTCCTTATTTGGTGAAAATATTTAATTGTAAATCAATTATTTATGGTGTTGTTTACGTAAAAAGCACCTATTTATAATGTAAACAGGTGCTTTTTATATCTTGAAAACTTTTATTAAGTTATGAATGATGAATGATGAATGATGAATGATGAATGATGAATTTATCAGATAGCGGCATGAAAAAAATTCACAATTGACTTGCGAAGCAAAATTGACCATTGACAATCAAAGGTCGTATATTCCAACCTTAAACCTTAAACCTTAAACCTTAAACTCACAGCTCTGCCTCTGTTGGCTTCAGCTTTCTCAGTTTTTTAATGATTCCCTTGATCGCTCCTTCTGTTCCTATTTTAACGGAATTGGTCGTAGAGCCCAGCAAACGCATATTTTTTCGGTAAGTGTCGTGGTCTGTTTCGGTGACAAGGTTTCCGTCAGCTCCAAAAAGTTTCATACTCACAACCACCTGATTGGAGAAAACGTATTTTCCGAATCCTACTTTGAAATATCTCACTTTGGAAACAATGGCAAAATCTGCATCATTGTTGAGGCAGTAATCTACAATAGTCTGTTTGTCTATACTGTCAAAGGGAACCTGAACTTCGGCACGGAGCATTTTATTTTTTCTGCCGCTGAAGTTGTCAGTAACGGCATCAAAGAAAGCGTTGTTGGTTGGGTCTTTTATTTCGTCAATATCAGGCTCTACCTCGGGATTGAAATAGAGAACTTTTTTTATTTTATCATCAGCATTCTTCTGGGCTTTTACCGAAGTAAGTCCGATGAATAAAAAAGTAGTAACCGCTGTAAAGAATATAATTTTTTTCATTTGTAATTCGTATGCAAAATTACTGCCTTTTCGTTGGATTGCATATAATTTATTAAGAAATTTTTAACATTTTTTTCTATCAAATTTGATATATGAAATCAATAATGTTTGCAGAATCAAAAAATAGTCGTAATTTTGCACCCGTTACATAATAATCATTAAACAATATTGGAATGTACTTAACAACAGACAAAAAGCAGGAAATTTTCGCAAAACACGGAAAATCTGCACAAGACACAGGGAGTGCTGAAGGACAAATCGCTCTTTTCACTTTCAGAATCAATCACTTATCTCAACACCTAAAGGCTAACCGTCACGATTTCAACACAGAGAGATCTCTAGTGAAATTGGTAGGTAAGAGAAAAAGTTTATTAGATTACCTTAAAAACAAAGATATCGCAAGATATAGAGCAATTATTGCTGAACTAGGTTTAAGAAAATAATCTATAGAGATTTTCAAAATAAAAAGCAACTTCGAAAGAGGTTGCTTTTTTATTTTATAACTGATAGATAATATACCAGGAATACAATATTTTCATTGCCATCCATTATTCTGCCTTCTTCCCAATCTTTCCCAAATGTGTATTCTGAAAACTATCCGGATACTTCAATCCATATCCCAGAACCCTGTCAAAAGCAGAATGGGAAAATAAAATAGCTCCAATCATCTGTAAATAAGGGAGAGATAAAGCGGTTCCCACAAAATAAACAATAATGGCTACTCCGAAATGATGGAAGAGATTGTAAAAGAATGCTCCTGCTTTACTATTCACAGTATAACCCAACATGGAGATGTCCGGTGCAAAGAAAAGTCCGGCAAACCACCACCAGGAATATCCCGTTTGTGCAAAAGCATATGCTCCTAACAATAAAAATGCTGCATATTCAAGCTTTAACTGTATTTTCATTATAACGATGTTTATTAATAAGTTCTCTTTTTCAAAGAAAAGTTACATTGTAAGATCCTAAAAAGAAAGCGGAATACCTTTGAGATATTCCGCCTTATACATTTTGATTCGATTTTGATTTTAATGTCCTGACTTAGCTTCTGTAGTTTCTACATGACCCAGATATTTGGTGCAGTAAGCTCCAAAGATCAGAATAACCAGATAACAGAATACAGGAATAATAAACGAATGCTGTACTCCGAACTGATCCGCAAGATATCCCTGGAAAATAGGAACAATAGCTCCTCCCAGAATAGCCATTACCACTAAAGAAGATCCCTGGCTGGTATATTTTCCAAGTCCTGAAATAGCCAGTGTATAAATATTGGAGAACATAATAGAGTTGAAAATTCCGATTCCTAAAATGCTGTACATCGCCATTTCTCCATGATTCACCATAGCAGAAATTAATAATACAACATTGATTGCTGCAAAGATGGATAATGTTCTTGCCGGAGCCGCTTTACCAACGAAAAACGCAATGAAGTTAAGTATGATAAACACAATAAAAAAGCTGATCTGACTGAAAGTAAGATTGACAATGCTGAAAATCACAAGGAAAACTGCTGCAGCTGCTCCCAGCATATAAAGTGCTTTTTTACTCTGGCTTAAAGACTGGTTTAGAGAGATAGCACCAAGAAAGCGGCCAATCATTGCACCTCCCCAATACAGGGAAAGGTAATTTTTACTGATGATCTCATTAAAGCCCATAATCTGTGGCTGCTCAAGGAAACTGATGATAAAGCTTCCTACGGCAACTTCTCCACCTACATAGCAAAACATAGCAAATACCCCAAATTTCAGGTGGCTGAATTCAAGTGCTCCCCATCCTTTTATCACTTCTTCTTCACTCATCTGGAATGAAGGAAGCTTCACTCTGGAAATTAATAAAGCAACCAATAAAAGGATACCCGCAAAAATAAGGTAAGGAATTCTTGTTGCTACCGCACTGAATGATCCGTCCGGAGAAGAGAAAAATTCAAAAATAAGGTGCCCCCCAAGTACCGGAGCAATTGTTGTTCCGAATGCATTGAATGCCTGGGTCATATTCAGTCGGCTGGATGCAGAATCTTCACTTCCCAACAATGAAACATAGGCGTTAGCTGTAATCTGTAATACCGTAAATCCCAGTCCTAAAATAAATAAAGCGCCCAGAAACAGAGGGTAATATGAAAACGTAGCTGCCGGATAAAACAGAACGCAGCCAAAAGCTGCCAGAAAGATTCCGAACAGAATTCCTTTTTATAGCCTAATTTATTAATGGGATCTCCTTTCGTGATAGAGATCAGAAAATAAATAAGTGATCCGATGAAGTAAGCCCCGAAGAAACAGAACTGTACCAGCATGGATTCGAAAAAGGTAAGATTGAAAAGTTGTTTCAGATAGGGAATCAGGATGTCATTCATACAGGTGATGAATCCCCACATAAAAAACAGCAGGGTAATGGTAATCAACGGTACCGTATAATTCCTGCTTTGAGGTTGTACTTCTTTATTAATCATAAACATTTATTTATCTGTATAAGGATCATTCCTTAACTTTTTTCAGCCTACAGCATTGTAATTGGTGAAGTAGGGCAAATATAGGGATCAGCCTATTGGTTTGCAATTTTTTTACTAATTTTTAGCATGAAACAGATACTTATTTTCAGTTTAAAGTATTATTTTCATTTTTTGAGACAATAATACAAAAACAACAGGATTTTACAATACATTATCCTCAAAAAAAGACTTTTTTATTTTCATAAATGATGAAGAAGTTCAGATTTAAGGATATAAATTTTCAATCCTTCACCGATTGATAGCCAATTTTTTGTATTTTGATAACCTATTTAAGCAATCGAAAAATTTAATATTTCATTATTATATAGTACCTTTGCAAACGAAAATTTAAAGAGTTTAAATATTAATTCATACTCAATACGGAGTATTAAGAAGACAAATTTATGAGTATACCTCAAGCGTTTACAGAAATGATTACTCTTGCAGATGGCAGAGAAATCACTATTGAAACAGGGAAGTTGGCTAAGCAGGCTGACGGATCTGTGGTAGTAAAAATGGGCGGAACAATGCTTTTAGCAACTGTTGTAGCCAATAAAGAAGCAAATCCTGGTGTAGATTTTTTACCATTAACAGTTGATTATAGAGAAAAATTCTATGCAGGTGGAAGAATTCCTGGAAACTTCTTCCGTAGAGAAGCAAGACCTTCTGATCAGGAAATTCTAACGATGCGTTTGGTGGACAGAGTTTTACGTCCGCTTTTCCCAGAAGATTTCCATGCTGAAGTTCAGGTGATGATTTCATTAATTTCTTATGACGGAAAAACAATTCCTGATGATTTAGCTGGTTTGGCAGCTTCTGCAGCCATTGCTATTACTGATATCCCTTTCAACGGACCAATGTCTGAAGTAAGAGTTGTAAGATTTGACGGAGTACTTTCTATCAACCCAAGCTACGAAGAATTGAAAAATTCTGAGTTAGACATCATGGTGGGAGCTACTAAAGACTCCATCGTAATGGTAGAAGGAGAAATGAAAGAAATTTCTGAGCAGGAAATGTTAGAAGCTATTAATTTTGGTCATGCTGAAATTAAAAAGCAAATTGAAGCTCAAGAAAGATTAGCAGAAAAAGTAGGAAAAGCTTTTCCTAAGAGAGAATATTCTCACGAAACTCATGACGAAGAAATTCGTGAAAAAGTTTGGAAAGAAACTTACGATAAAGTATATGAAGTAGCAAGAACTCCATCTGGAAAAGAGGAGAGAGGTGAGAAATTCAAAGCGGTTCGTGAAGAATTTTTAGCTCAATATGCTGAAAACGAAGAAGAACTGGAAAGAGTAACTCCTTTCGTAAAAGTATATTATCATGATGTAGAGAAAGAAGCAATGCGTCAGATGATCCTTGAAGACAATATCCGTCTTGATGGCCGTGATCCTCAAACGATCCGTCCAATCTGGTCAGAAATTGATTACCTTCCGGGAGCTCACGGTTCTGCAGTCTTTACAAGAGGTGAAACTCAGTCTTTAACAGCCGTAACTTTAGGTTCTGTAAAGGATGCCAACATGGTAGACAGCGTAATCACGCAGCATGATGAGAAATTCTTCTTACATTATAACTTCCCTCCATTCTCTACAGGTGAAGCAAGACCTTTAAGAGGAACTTCAAGAAGAGAAGTAGGACACGGTAACCTTGCTCAGAGAGCATTACAGGCCGTTATTCCTGAAGAAAATCCATATACCATCAGAATTGTTTCTGACATCCTTGAATCAAACGGATCGTCTTCAATGGCAACAGTTTGTGCAGGAACACTGGCATTAATGGATGCTGGAGTACAGATTACAAAACCTGTTTCCGGTATTGCAATGGGATTGATTACAGATGCAAAATCAGGTAAATTTACCGTACTTTCTGATATCTTAGGAGATGAAGATCACCTTGGGGATATGGACTTTAAAGTAACAGGTACTGCAGATGGTATTACAGCTTGTCAGATGGATATTAAAATCCAGGGACTTTCTATGGATATCATGGAGAAAGCTTTGATGCAGGCTAGAGACGGAAGATTACACATCTTAAATAAAATCACTGAAACAATCTCTGAACCAAGAGCAGATGTGAAGCCTCACGCTCCGAAAATGGTGGTTATGGAGATTCCAAAAGACTTCATTGGTGCTGTAATCGGGCCTGGAGGAAAAATTATCCAGCAGATGCAGAAAGATACGGATACCGTTATTGCTATTGAAGAATTAGGTGAGATCGGACGTATTGAGATTGCAGGAACAGACAGAGAGAAAATCAATGCTGCTGTTGCAAGAATTAACGAAATTACTTTCGTACCGGTGATTGGTGAAGTATACAAAGGTAAAGTAGTGAAAGTAATGGACTTTGGTGCATTCGTAGCGATTGCTAAAGGAACAGAAGGACTTCTTCATATTTCTGAAATTGAATGGGCTCGTCTAGACAAAGTTCCTTATGCAGAAGGTGATGAAGTAGAAGTGAAGTTCATGGGTTACGATGACCGTAAGAAAATGAAACTTTCCCGTAAAGTTCTTTTACCAAGACCTCCAAGACCAGAAGGACAAGGTAGACCAGAAGGTCAGAGAAGACCGGAAGGACAAGGAAGACCTGAGGGACAAAGAAGACCTGAAGGACAAAAACCACAAGGTGAAAGACCAGTGGAAAACGAAACTCCTTCTAACGAAGCTTAATAAGATTCATTCTTAAACATAAAAAATCCCTCAATTTCGAGGGATTTTTGCTTTTATGTCATTGCGAAATGTTTCGCTTTGAAGCAATCTCACTTTTGGAAATTATAAGATTGTTTCACCTTCGGCTCGTAATGACGTTATTACGTTCCAATCCTCTGTTTCAGATCTTCAGCACCTCCCGTTTTTCTGGGCTGCCCATTTTTGGAAGAACCAAAATTGTAAGTATAAGAAACCGTAGCGACACGCGTATCTCTTTTCACCGCAAAGTTTTCTATATAATCATTATAGACCGTCTGTCCTTTGATATTACTGGTAAAAAATACATCGGTGAATGCCAGTTTTAAAACACTGTTATTTTTAAACTTCTTCTGTGCCCCGATATTCAGATACCAGTTCGGGCTCATATTCAGATAAGCATACACTTCTCTGGCTTTGTAATTTCCGGTAAGTTCAGCAGTGAAACCATTTCCTAACTTAAAGGAATTGATGCTGTTAATACTGAATGTAAAATTCCCTTTATTATTGATCTGTGTTCCTGAAACATTTCCAGTGTAAGAACCATAGTAGAAATTGGCACTGTTGTTCATATCCCACCATTTCGTCACTTTTATCGGAGCAATCAGGTTTAATCCGAAATAAGAAGCAGAACTTAGGTTTTCTATGGTTTGTACCGTTACTACCTGTCCGTTTTCTGTAACAGGCTTTAAGATGTCTGTAATGTTGTCAGAGGTCTTGCTGTAGCTTAACGTGGCGAAATACTTATTGCTGAGACTGTAGGTCAGTTCATAATTCATTGTGATTTGTGGATTCAGGTCAGGGTTTCCGGCCCTGAATGTTGTAGGATCAAGATAGAATTTAAAAGGATTCAGCTGGTTATAACTTGGCCTTGTGATCCTTCTGCTGAAATTGATTTCAAGATTACTTTTATCTGTCAGATCATAACTCAAAACAGCGCTTGGGAACAGCTGGGTATAATTTCTTTTGTTGATCTGATTGGTGGTGATCTGGGTTCCTTTTACATTGGTGTTTTCAAGTCTTAAACCACCTGTAGCTTTGAATTTTTCCCATTTTTTAGAGACATTTCCATACACCGCATTGATGTTTTCTTCATAAATGAAATGATTGGTTTTACTAAGATCCGGAATAAGAATCCCAGAACTTGCATTGAAGAATTTCAGATCATTGTCAGTTTTTACAAAACTTGTTTTCACTCCGCTTTCCAGTTTCCAGTCGTTGCTGAAGTTTTTCGTCAGATCAGATTTTAAAGAATAAATATTCAGCTTTCCGTCCATATCTCCTTTAATAATGTCCAGATTGTCTGTACCGGTGGCAATTTCATGCGTTCTTGTATCAAAGCTCTGCAAAGATGTGTTGGCGTAATTGATGTAGTCAAAATCCGTAGAAATATCAGAGCCCAGAGAATCAATTGTGTATTTATGATTCAGGTTGAATGAAAGATTCGTCCATCGGTCATTCGATCTGTTGACTGTCGTAAATGAGCTTTCAGGAAGATAGCTGCTGCCGAGCGTTACATTGGAATTATCTCCGTTCACATTGAATTTGTTGGAAACCAGTCCTACAGAAAAGCCAAGCACATTCTTGTCGTTCAGATAATAATCCATTCCTGCTTTGGCCACATGGCTGTTAAATTTAAATCTCAGATAATTGTCCTGTACATATGCTTTTTTGAAATTATTGTCTTCATAAAAGTTTCTGTCCAGTACCAGACCATTGTAAGCTTCCCTGTACGCAAAGCTGTAATTTCCGAAGATATTGATCTTTTTATTTCTATGATTGATGCTGAAACTGTTGTTGTTTTTTACATACTTACCTGTACCTAAAGATGTAGAAATGCTTCCGTTAGTTCCTTTTCTCTGATCTTTTTTTAGCTTAATATTAATAATTGCAGATCCTGCTGCATCATATTTAGAAGAAGGATTGGTGATGAATTCTATCTTATCAATAGTAGAAGAGGGGATTCCTTTCAGGTAATTGGCAAGATCACTTCCGGTCATGGGTGTGTTTTTACCATCGATCTGGATCAGAAGATTTCCTTTTCCGCGAAGGCTGATATTATCGTTGTTGTCAATATTCACTCCCGGAGCTTTTTCCAGAACTTCAAAAGCAGAATTTCCGGTGCTGGCAATACTGTTCTCAACATTCATAATCATTTTTCCATCCTGCCTTTCAATCAGAGGTTTGGTTTTCGTAATGGTAACTCCTTCAATAGATTTTACATTGAGATCAATGGGATTAAGGACCTTATTTTCGGTTAATGAAATATTGTCCGAATGATACACTTCAGTACCATTTTTATTAATCTTTAGCTGATAAGTTCCTTCTTTTAAATCATTAAAATTAAACTTACCATTACTATCAGCAATTTCTGTTTTGATCAATTTCTGTTCAGCATTAAAGAGGTTGATCTCCATCTGCTCTGCTTTGCCGGATTGTATATTTCCCGACAAAGACAAACTTTGTACAGTCTGCTGAGCCGAAAATCTACTGTTAAACAGGATCAGCACCCAGACGAATAAGAGTAAAAATATTCTGGTCATAGCGTTTTACTTTTTAGGATTAAGACAGTTTTCTGAAATTTTCAGTAAAGCTGAATACATTATTTTCATTTCTTCATCACTGATTCCCTTTAAAGCTATTTTACGGTTCTTTTCTACTATATTCTGAACCTCTTTAATCACTTTTACCCCCGAATCTGTCACTTCCAGATGGGTTTTTCTTCGGTCTTCAGGATGAACATGTCTTGTGATATATTCGGATTTTACCATTAAATCAATAATTCTGGTCACAGAAGCATTGTCTTTAAAAACAAGATCACCAATCTCATTCTGGGTAATTCCCGGGTTTTCCAAAATCGCTTTGATGATGAGCCACTGATCAATGGTGATCGTAAAACCATGGGCTTTCAGCTGGCGCTGGGCATAGTTTCTGTAGGCTCGGATTGCTTTATCTATGTTGTAGAATATAATTGAATTTAATTTTTCCATATTTTCAGATTTAAAGTGATGTATCAATTATTGATATATCAATTAATTGGTAAGTCATCATTTTGTTTTGTTACAGTTCCTGAAAAATATTTTCAAAAAAAAGTAAAAGAGGCCTGCGAATTATTTCTGTTTTGTCTTTGCAGAGTCGTTTTTTGACCCTGAAGTAAAAGTTATATTATTTGTGGTTTTAAATAATCTGTCGATTTGTTTTCTGGAATCCGGAGCAACATTATAAAACTCATTGATCAGATCTAATGAACCAGGTTTCTTCGGATACTGATTGTGAGTAAGGAGATTTTTCAATGCTTTGTTTACTCTGTCTTCACCTATCAGGTTACTCAATTTTACCATTGCTGCAGCCCCTTTAGAATAAGAAATATGGGGAACATCTCCCGTAGCTTTATAGATGGGTACATTTTCAGATAATCCTTTTTCATTGTCGTAAATCTGTTGATGCACTTGTACTCTTTCCATCATTTTATCCTTGCCGTGCATTTTTTTGTAAAGCATCATTTCGGTGTACATTGCCAGTGTTTCGGTAAGCATTACAAAACCTTCTCTGTCATCAGGATTAATCTGACTGTTGCCCCACCAAAGATGGGAAAGCTCGTGACCTGCAAGTTCATTGATGACATCCTGTTTTTTATCTGCCTGAATATTGGCATGAAAAACCATGTCTTCCGGCATAAATATAGCAGACGGATAGGCTGTAGCCGCAAAACCTTTTGTAAAGGAAGAAATCTCCGCAAAGTTGATGGTTTTAAAAGGATATTTTCCAAAATTCTGCTGACAGTAATCTAAAGCAAGTTTGGCATTTTCAAGAAGATGATTGACATTTTCAAAGTGCTTTTGTTGATAAAAGATATTGACGATAATTCCTTTATAATTCACAGTTTCTAACTCATATTGTGCTGATGAAACGGCAAACCTGAAAGGAATTTGATCTGCTTTATACTCGAAATAATTGCGGCCGGATGTGGTCCATTTTTTTATTAAATCTCCGGTTCCGATAGCTGTCTGGTTCTTTTCAGTGGAAATAATCATACTCAAATTGATAAAATCTTTTTTTGAAACTTCAGGAGCTTCAGGTTTCTTCAGCTCAGTGAGTTTTCCAAGTTTGAATTGATTACGCTGTTTTTCATCCTGAATTTCATCATCCTTTTGATAGCCAATCGTAGGATAATATCTGCTGATTCTCATAAAAGAACCGTTGTCTATAACAGTATTGAAAGACTGATGACCGTTTACCGCAAACCATTGATAGGATAGCGTAAAATCAAGGGAAGCTGTTTTTCCCGGCAGAAGAGGCTTTTGTAATGAAACTACCGTGACTTTTTCATGAATTTTTGAGGTTTCAGTACCAGATGTTATCACAGCAGATTCCAGTTTTAAATCCTCATTAAAATTGATCAGAATCTTACTAATTGGCTGATCGGTTTGATTTTTAAGCTTATATTTTCCAACAATCTGATACGCATTTTCCGAAGGAT
The nucleotide sequence above comes from Chryseobacterium sp. 7. Encoded proteins:
- the mgtE gene encoding magnesium transporter; its protein translation is MNSRDELIFNPADIAETLSELHADERLLAFLKVPKEYKAEVFSHLDPDFQEDTIRSIGSDEVSEILNAMTPDDRTALFEDFPDELIKYSINHLNPQERRIALKLLGYNSDSIARLMTPYYIQIRKEWTVKRCLQQIKKVGKRVETMNYLYVVDERNRLIDDLAIGTLLLEEEDTLVSDITDNHFVAITTTTSKEDAVTYFEKYDRGALPIITEAGVLVGIVTIDDILDQIEQQNTEDIQKFGGLEALDLPYIQTSWTEMIKKRATWLIILFVSEMLTASAMGYFDKEIEKAVVLALFVPLIISSGGNSGSQAATLIIRAMALQEISLKDWWYVMKKEIISGLCLGAILGVIGFIRIMLWQQIGLFDYGQYWVYVGLSVSVSLIAIVLWGTLSGSMIPFVLKKLNLDPATSSAPFVATLVDVTGLIIYFTVAGLFLTGKLL
- a CDS encoding bacteriocin-like protein, with amino-acid sequence MKNLKKLSRESAKQINGGIGPFRCSITRPCSVGYCCNGECLDHDCMIEP
- a CDS encoding bacteriocin-like protein, with the translated sequence MKNLKKLSRQVQKEIKGSGPFKRCTEHYECPGGSCCHNICVVNPCPLE
- a CDS encoding bacteriocin-like protein → MKNLKKLSREKAKQINGGSIERCSETRPCSVGWCCFGTCSPFICIE
- a CDS encoding pyruvate decarboxylase — translated: MKKIIFFTAVTTFLFIGLTSVKAQKNADDKIKKVLYFNPEVEPDIDEIKDPTNNAFFDAVTDNFSGRKNKMLRAEVQVPFDSIDKQTIVDYCLNNDADFAIVSKVRYFKVGFGKYVFSNQVVVSMKLFGADGNLVTETDHDTYRKNMRLLGSTTNSVKIGTEGAIKGIIKKLRKLKPTEAEL
- the rpsO gene encoding 30S ribosomal protein S15; this encodes MYLTTDKKQEIFAKHGKSAQDTGSAEGQIALFTFRINHLSQHLKANRHDFNTERSLVKLVGKRKSLLDYLKNKDIARYRAIIAELGLRK
- a CDS encoding DUF4260 domain-containing protein, yielding MKIQLKLEYAAFLLLGAYAFAQTGYSWWWFAGLFFAPDISMLGYTVNSKAGAFFYNLFHHFGVAIIVYFVGTALSLPYLQMIGAILFSHSAFDRVLGYGLKYPDSFQNTHLGKIGKKAE
- a CDS encoding MFS transporter, with translation MLFGIFLAAFGCVLFYPAATFSYYPLFLGALFILGLGFTVLQITANAYVSLLGSEDSASSRLNMTQAFNAFGTTIAPVLGGHLIFEFFSSPDGSFSAVATRIPYLIFAGILLLVALLISRVKLPSFQMSEEEVIKGWGALEFSHLKFGVFAMFCYVGGEVAVGSFIISFLEQPQIMGFNEIISKNYLSLYWGGAMIGRFLGAISLNQSLSQSKKALYMLGAAAAVFLVIFSIVNLTFSQISFFIVFIILNFIAFFVGKAAPARTLSIFAAINVVLLISAMVNHGEMAMYSILGIGIFNSIMFSNIYTLAISGLGKYTSQGSSLVVMAILGGAIVPIFQGYLADQFGVQHSFIIPVFCYLVILIFGAYCTKYLGHVETTEAKSGH
- a CDS encoding polyribonucleotide nucleotidyltransferase, producing the protein MSIPQAFTEMITLADGREITIETGKLAKQADGSVVVKMGGTMLLATVVANKEANPGVDFLPLTVDYREKFYAGGRIPGNFFRREARPSDQEILTMRLVDRVLRPLFPEDFHAEVQVMISLISYDGKTIPDDLAGLAASAAIAITDIPFNGPMSEVRVVRFDGVLSINPSYEELKNSELDIMVGATKDSIVMVEGEMKEISEQEMLEAINFGHAEIKKQIEAQERLAEKVGKAFPKREYSHETHDEEIREKVWKETYDKVYEVARTPSGKEERGEKFKAVREEFLAQYAENEEELERVTPFVKVYYHDVEKEAMRQMILEDNIRLDGRDPQTIRPIWSEIDYLPGAHGSAVFTRGETQSLTAVTLGSVKDANMVDSVITQHDEKFFLHYNFPPFSTGEARPLRGTSRREVGHGNLAQRALQAVIPEENPYTIRIVSDILESNGSSSMATVCAGTLALMDAGVQITKPVSGIAMGLITDAKSGKFTVLSDILGDEDHLGDMDFKVTGTADGITACQMDIKIQGLSMDIMEKALMQARDGRLHILNKITETISEPRADVKPHAPKMVVMEIPKDFIGAVIGPGGKIIQQMQKDTDTVIAIEELGEIGRIEIAGTDREKINAAVARINEITFVPVIGEVYKGKVVKVMDFGAFVAIAKGTEGLLHISEIEWARLDKVPYAEGDEVEVKFMGYDDRKKMKLSRKVLLPRPPRPEGQGRPEGQRRPEGQGRPEGQRRPEGQKPQGERPVENETPSNEA